A region from the Desulfomarina profundi genome encodes:
- a CDS encoding nucleoside deaminase — MKREHKYYMRVAIEMARQALVEGEFPVGCVIVNDGKIVADGRRRNCKRDNGSELDHAEIIALRKFSEKQIKVDLAKVTIYSSMEPCLMCFSTLLVNGITRFVYGYEDIMGGGTNLPVKMLSPLYRSLDISITAGILRKESLELFQTFFSSPDCDYLKGTLLAEYTLQQKTSYTAS, encoded by the coding sequence ATGAAGAGAGAACATAAATATTATATGAGGGTCGCAATTGAAATGGCGCGTCAGGCTCTTGTTGAGGGCGAATTTCCTGTGGGCTGTGTTATTGTAAATGATGGAAAGATAGTTGCGGATGGTAGAAGGCGGAACTGCAAACGGGATAATGGTAGTGAGCTTGATCATGCTGAAATTATCGCTTTAAGAAAATTTTCTGAAAAACAAATCAAAGTCGACCTGGCAAAGGTTACAATTTATTCAAGCATGGAACCATGTCTGATGTGTTTTTCAACCTTGTTGGTGAACGGGATTACACGATTTGTATACGGTTATGAAGATATCATGGGTGGTGGAACCAACCTTCCGGTGAAAATGCTTTCACCTCTCTACAGATCGCTCGATATCTCTATAACTGCAGGTATTTTGCGAAAGGAGAGTCTTGAGTTGTTTCAAACATTTTTTTCATCTCCAGACTGTGATTATCTTAAAGGTACATTGCTGGCTGAATATACACTGCAGCAAAAAACCTCTTACACTGCGAGCTGA
- a CDS encoding SPFH domain-containing protein yields MNRFDGGIFLENIEWFDESGEEIVHRLPERGSGEIKFGAQLTVRESQAAVLFYKGKACDGFGPGRHTLKTGNLPILTKILSIPWRGDSPLRAEVYMVNLKHFPGLKWGTASPVAFRDKDLGLVRLRAHGIFNIQVVQPVLFINSLVGTKGKFNTREISGYLKQVIVARLNDYLGEKLDSLFDLPGKFDELSDELKERLVEDFSHFGLRLSQLYITSITPPEEVQQAIDDKSRLKLIEDMDRFMKMKAGMAMEKAAENQGEAGGGLGMGMGMMLPAMFSQPGSGSSGQSGLLSRQEESRTITCPDCNHNIPENARFCPLCGHQQVLYGRCSNCGKNLTPNARFCSRCGQKTEQKEVVQICGNCSAENLAGSRFCNQCGLELKR; encoded by the coding sequence ATGAACCGATTCGATGGTGGAATATTTCTTGAAAATATTGAGTGGTTTGATGAAAGTGGTGAGGAAATTGTCCACAGGTTGCCGGAACGGGGATCGGGAGAAATTAAATTCGGAGCCCAGTTGACGGTACGTGAAAGCCAGGCCGCGGTCCTTTTTTACAAGGGGAAGGCATGCGACGGGTTTGGTCCCGGCAGGCATACTCTCAAAACGGGTAACCTGCCCATCCTGACCAAGATCCTTTCCATTCCATGGCGTGGTGACAGTCCGTTGCGGGCGGAAGTGTATATGGTCAATCTGAAGCATTTTCCAGGACTGAAATGGGGAACCGCCAGCCCTGTTGCCTTTCGGGATAAAGACCTGGGTCTGGTTCGACTGCGTGCCCATGGTATTTTCAATATTCAGGTTGTTCAGCCGGTCCTTTTCATCAATTCACTTGTGGGAACAAAGGGGAAGTTCAATACCAGGGAGATATCAGGATATTTGAAGCAGGTGATTGTTGCTCGGCTCAATGATTATCTCGGAGAAAAACTTGATTCACTCTTCGACCTGCCTGGAAAATTTGACGAGTTATCCGATGAACTGAAAGAGAGGCTCGTGGAGGATTTTTCACATTTCGGTCTCCGACTGAGTCAGCTCTACATCACTTCAATAACTCCTCCTGAAGAGGTTCAGCAGGCTATTGATGACAAAAGTCGCCTGAAGCTGATTGAGGATATGGACCGGTTTATGAAGATGAAAGCTGGAATGGCTATGGAGAAGGCTGCAGAAAACCAGGGAGAGGCAGGTGGTGGTCTGGGAATGGGCATGGGAATGATGTTGCCTGCCATGTTTTCCCAGCCCGGCTCCGGGAGTTCCGGCCAGTCCGGATTGCTGTCCCGGCAGGAAGAAAGCAGGACTATAACCTGTCCTGACTGCAATCATAATATTCCTGAAAATGCACGATTCTGTCCTTTATGTGGGCATCAACAGGTTCTTTATGGTCGATGCAGTAACTGCGGGAAAAATCTTACCCCCAACGCCAGATTCTGTTCAAGATGCGGGCAAAAGACCGAACAGAAGGAAGTTGTACAGATCTGCGGAAACTGCAGTGCAGAGAATCTTGCCGGATCTCGTTTCTGTAATCAATGCGGATTGGAATTAAAGAGATAG
- a CDS encoding FmdB family zinc ribbon protein, translated as MPIYEFFCESCNVIFSFFSAKVNTEKVPACPQCGREKLSKQISTFATIGKAEKNELNMADGFDESKMEQAFESLMKESENINEDDPRQMASLMRSFTSQTGIKLGDTMEEAIARMESGEDPENVEKDLGHLLEGENFSFDLAKGSVRRRREKPGYDEKLYEL; from the coding sequence ATGCCTATTTATGAGTTTTTTTGCGAATCATGCAATGTCATTTTCAGTTTTTTTTCTGCAAAAGTGAATACAGAAAAAGTTCCGGCCTGCCCTCAATGCGGAAGAGAAAAACTCTCAAAGCAGATATCAACATTTGCCACTATTGGAAAAGCGGAAAAAAATGAACTCAATATGGCTGATGGTTTTGATGAGAGTAAAATGGAACAGGCGTTTGAGTCCTTAATGAAAGAATCGGAAAATATAAATGAAGATGATCCCAGGCAAATGGCATCCCTGATGAGAAGTTTTACTTCGCAGACCGGTATAAAACTCGGGGATACAATGGAGGAGGCAATTGCCCGGATGGAATCAGGCGAAGATCCGGAGAACGTTGAGAAAGATCTTGGTCACCTGCTGGAAGGAGAAAATTTTTCGTTCGACCTGGCTAAAGGGAGCGTGAGAAGGAGAAGAGAAAAACCCGGGTATGACGAAAAACTGTATGAACTGTAG